The following proteins are encoded in a genomic region of Dysgonomonas mossii:
- the lpxA gene encoding acyl-ACP--UDP-N-acetylglucosamine O-acyltransferase, with the protein MSNISNQAYVHPEAKLGENVTIEPFAFIDKNTEVGDGTIVMSGANVRNGARVGSNCRIFPGAVVGGIPQDLKFRGEESLAIVGNNTTIRECVTINRGTASKGYTKVGNSCLLMAYSHVAHDCVLNDNIILGNATQLAGEVEVEHHAILSGGTLVHQFTRIGAHAMIQGGTRLGKDIPPYIIAGREPVCFSGVNLVGLRRHAYSNEKINEIQEIYRVIYQSGFNFSDAINKIESEFEETPEMRLIVDFVKGSPRGIVRGYLG; encoded by the coding sequence ATGTCAAACATATCGAATCAGGCTTATGTGCACCCGGAAGCTAAATTGGGTGAAAATGTAACAATTGAACCTTTTGCCTTTATTGACAAAAATACAGAAGTTGGCGATGGTACTATCGTAATGTCGGGTGCTAATGTAAGAAATGGAGCCCGAGTAGGAAGTAATTGCCGCATATTTCCCGGAGCTGTAGTAGGCGGAATACCTCAGGATTTGAAATTCAGAGGAGAGGAAAGCCTTGCAATAGTAGGAAATAATACTACAATAAGAGAGTGTGTTACCATAAACAGAGGTACAGCTTCGAAAGGATATACTAAAGTAGGTAATAGCTGCTTGTTGATGGCATATAGCCATGTCGCACATGACTGCGTGCTGAATGATAACATCATACTTGGTAATGCTACTCAGTTGGCAGGAGAAGTAGAGGTAGAGCACCATGCAATATTGAGTGGCGGAACACTTGTACATCAATTTACTCGTATCGGGGCACATGCAATGATACAGGGTGGAACCCGCCTAGGAAAAGATATTCCTCCGTATATTATTGCAGGACGCGAACCTGTTTGCTTTTCCGGAGTAAATCTTGTCGGATTGCGCAGACATGCTTATAGCAATGAAAAGATAAATGAAATACAAGAAATATACCGTGTAATCTATCAGTCGGGATTCAATTTTTCTGATGCAATCAATAAGATTGAGAGTGAATTTGAAGAAACTCCTGAGATGAGACTGATTGTTGATTTTGTTAAAGGTTCGCCACGAGGCATTGTCAGAGGTTATTTGGGGTAA
- the typA gene encoding translational GTPase TypA: MQNIRNIAIIAHVDHGKTTLVDKMLLAGQLFRDNQSTGELILDNNDLERERGITILSKNVSINYKGTKINIIDTPGHADFGGEVERVLNMADGCLLLVDAFEGPMPQTRFVLQKAIQMGLKPIVVINKVDKPNCRPDEVHEMVFDLMFSLDASEEQLDFPTIYGSAKQAWMSDDWSKPTEDITPLLDAIVKYIPAPEYLEGTPQMLITSLDYSKYVGRIAIGRVHRGELKENMDVSLCKRDGSFVKTRIKEINIFEGLGRIKVPKVQCGDICALIGIEGFEIGDSIADLENPEALPTIDIDEPTMSMLFTINDSPFFGKDGKFVTSRHIHDRLMRELDRNLALRVETTDNSDSWIVYGRGILHLSILIETMRREGYELQVGQPKVIIKDIDGQKYEPVEQLTINLPEEYSSKIIDLVTRRRGELTMMGNKKDRIYLEFNIPSRGIIGLNNAALTLSAGEAVVAHRFLEFQPWKGDIEKRMNGSIIASESGNAYAYAIDKLQDRGKFFLEPQTDIYMGQIVGEHSKEGDLVVNLTKSKKLTNVRASGTDDKVKLAPPVIFSLEDALEYIKGDEYVEVTPHAIRLRKIYLDENDRKRMAKK, encoded by the coding sequence ATGCAAAATATTAGAAATATTGCGATTATCGCACACGTCGATCATGGTAAGACTACTCTTGTTGATAAGATGCTTCTTGCCGGACAATTGTTCAGAGACAATCAATCTACAGGCGAATTAATACTTGACAATAATGATTTGGAGCGTGAGCGAGGGATTACCATCCTTTCCAAAAATGTTTCGATTAATTATAAAGGAACTAAAATCAATATAATAGATACACCCGGACACGCCGACTTTGGTGGCGAGGTTGAACGTGTATTGAATATGGCTGATGGTTGTTTGCTGTTGGTCGATGCATTTGAAGGCCCGATGCCTCAAACCCGTTTTGTGTTGCAGAAAGCTATTCAGATGGGATTGAAGCCAATTGTGGTTATTAATAAAGTGGATAAACCCAACTGTCGTCCTGATGAAGTGCACGAGATGGTTTTCGACTTGATGTTCAGCCTCGACGCATCCGAGGAACAGTTGGATTTCCCTACCATCTATGGATCTGCGAAACAAGCGTGGATGTCGGATGATTGGAGCAAACCAACAGAAGATATAACTCCATTGCTGGACGCTATTGTAAAATATATTCCGGCTCCCGAATATTTGGAAGGAACACCGCAAATGTTGATTACATCATTAGACTATTCTAAATATGTAGGACGTATTGCTATCGGGCGTGTACATCGTGGAGAACTCAAAGAGAATATGGATGTCTCTTTGTGCAAGCGTGATGGAAGTTTTGTAAAAACGAGAATAAAAGAAATAAATATATTCGAAGGACTGGGACGTATAAAAGTACCGAAAGTTCAGTGTGGGGATATTTGTGCCCTGATAGGAATCGAAGGTTTTGAAATTGGCGACTCGATTGCCGACCTGGAAAATCCGGAAGCGTTACCGACAATCGATATCGATGAACCTACTATGTCGATGTTGTTTACCATCAATGATTCTCCTTTCTTTGGGAAAGATGGTAAATTTGTGACATCAAGGCATATTCACGACCGCTTGATGAGGGAGCTCGACCGCAACTTGGCGCTACGTGTTGAAACAACGGACAACTCCGATTCGTGGATTGTTTATGGACGTGGTATTCTGCACTTGTCAATCCTTATCGAGACTATGCGTCGCGAAGGGTATGAGCTGCAAGTTGGTCAGCCAAAGGTTATCATAAAAGATATTGACGGACAAAAATATGAACCGGTAGAGCAATTGACTATCAATTTGCCGGAAGAATATTCAAGTAAAATTATAGACCTTGTGACACGTCGTCGTGGAGAATTGACGATGATGGGTAACAAGAAAGATCGTATCTATCTCGAATTCAATATTCCTTCACGTGGTATTATCGGGTTAAACAATGCTGCACTTACGCTCTCGGCGGGAGAAGCTGTTGTTGCACACCGATTCTTAGAATTCCAACCATGGAAGGGAGATATCGAAAAACGCATGAATGGATCTATTATCGCTAGCGAATCTGGTAATGCGTATGCATATGCTATTGATAAATTGCAAGATAGAGGTAAGTTCTTCCTTGAGCCGCAGACAGATATCTATATGGGGCAAATTGTAGGAGAACATAGCAAAGAAGGAGATCTGGTTGTAAATCTTACAAAATCGAAGAAGTTGACCAATGTGCGTGCTTCGGGGACAGATGATAAGGTGAAGCTTGCTCCTCCTGTTATTTTCAGTCTTGAAGATGCCTTGGAATATATAAAAGGAGATGAGTACGTAGAGGTAACGCCGCATGCGATACGTTTACGTAAAATCTATCTGGACGAAAATGATCGTAAGCGAATGGCAAAAAAGTGA
- a CDS encoding DUF1599 domain-containing protein, which produces MADTKQQFEHVIAICRTLFAKKLKDYGASWRILRPQSVTDQILIKAKRIRSIEEKGVSLIDEGIVPEFIGIVNYGIIGLMQLELGFSDSIDITEEQALALYDKHMTETKELMYAKNHDYDEAWRSMRISSYTDLILTKIYRTKQIEENKGKTIVSEGVDANYMDMVNYSLFGLIKLEFPEEG; this is translated from the coding sequence ATGGCCGATACCAAACAGCAATTTGAACATGTAATAGCGATATGCCGTACTCTTTTTGCCAAAAAGTTGAAAGATTATGGTGCTTCATGGCGTATACTCCGCCCACAATCGGTTACTGACCAGATACTGATAAAAGCAAAACGTATAAGAAGTATCGAAGAAAAGGGCGTGAGCCTTATTGATGAAGGTATTGTTCCCGAGTTTATCGGAATCGTGAATTATGGTATCATTGGCTTGATGCAATTGGAATTGGGTTTTTCGGATAGTATAGATATTACCGAAGAGCAGGCTCTCGCATTGTATGATAAACATATGACTGAAACCAAAGAATTGATGTATGCCAAAAATCATGATTATGATGAGGCATGGCGCTCTATGCGGATTAGTTCATATACAGATCTTATTCTTACAAAGATATATCGGACAAAGCAGATAGAAGAAAACAAAGGCAAGACTATTGTTTCGGAAGGAGTAGATGCCAACTATATGGATATGGTAAACTATTCTCTCTTTGGTTTGATAAAGTTAGAATTTCCTGAAGAGGGATAA
- a CDS encoding BT_3928 family protein — MGKKKDVIIKILVEISRIILGVTFIFSGFVKAVDPFGTAYKIEDYFAAFNLTSLSFLSMTGSVLQSVVEFAMGACMLFGLYRKWNSRLMLLVMVFMTGLTLYLAITDPVEDCGCFGDALIITNWQTFYKNIVLLICSVIVFLYCERISNWFTGKTYWLAFLYIFIFIGLFTFRNYLYDPLFDFRPYKIGANLPKLMSVESGKGREEKTVLVYAKDGVEKEFTEDNYPWEDSTWVFVRMDNHVIQEGEKPVINDFSINKLVFNSDRTEVETQLDITQEVLSDSNYVFLMITPSLINMSDSYLSRFEDIENYAKDHNYHFFCVTASPTDEIMKWSKENTINFDFCTADGRMLKTVIRSNPGLILLKEGIVVNKWADIDVPAEEYLTKPLTDLPYGQMIDTKAEDKKNLIAVCVAFFLPLLFLKGLDFLFFRKMKKEAITEEENEEEIKE; from the coding sequence ATGGGCAAAAAGAAGGATGTAATTATAAAGATTTTAGTAGAAATATCCAGAATTATACTGGGTGTGACCTTTATTTTCTCCGGCTTTGTAAAGGCGGTTGACCCTTTTGGTACGGCTTATAAAATCGAAGATTACTTTGCTGCATTCAATCTTACTTCGCTTTCTTTTTTGTCTATGACAGGTTCTGTTTTGCAAAGTGTTGTAGAATTTGCAATGGGGGCATGTATGCTTTTCGGCTTGTATCGTAAGTGGAATTCACGACTGATGTTGCTGGTTATGGTCTTTATGACGGGGCTTACTTTGTATCTGGCTATAACAGATCCGGTAGAAGATTGCGGATGCTTTGGCGATGCTTTGATAATTACCAATTGGCAGACATTCTATAAAAATATAGTACTGCTTATATGCTCTGTTATAGTATTCTTATATTGTGAGCGTATCAGTAATTGGTTTACAGGTAAAACATACTGGCTGGCATTCTTGTATATCTTTATTTTTATTGGTCTTTTCACATTCCGCAATTATTTATACGATCCTTTGTTCGACTTCCGACCTTATAAAATAGGAGCTAATCTTCCTAAACTGATGAGTGTAGAGAGTGGAAAAGGTAGAGAAGAGAAGACTGTGCTCGTTTATGCGAAGGACGGAGTAGAAAAAGAATTTACTGAAGATAATTATCCTTGGGAAGATAGTACATGGGTTTTTGTGCGAATGGATAATCATGTTATACAAGAAGGAGAAAAGCCTGTTATTAATGACTTTTCTATAAATAAACTTGTATTTAACTCCGATAGGACAGAGGTTGAAACACAATTAGATATTACGCAAGAGGTGTTGTCGGATTCAAATTATGTTTTCTTGATGATAACACCTTCGCTAATAAACATGAGTGATTCTTATCTCAGCCGATTCGAGGATATAGAAAACTATGCAAAAGATCATAATTATCATTTCTTTTGTGTGACCGCATCGCCTACAGATGAGATAATGAAATGGTCAAAAGAGAATACGATAAATTTTGATTTCTGTACAGCTGACGGACGTATGCTAAAAACTGTAATTCGTTCCAATCCCGGGCTTATTCTGTTAAAAGAAGGTATTGTAGTCAACAAATGGGCGGATATAGATGTTCCTGCAGAAGAGTATCTTACAAAACCTTTGACTGATTTGCCTTATGGACAGATGATAGATACGAAGGCCGAAGACAAAAAGAACTTGATAGCTGTGTGTGTTGCATTCTTTTTACCATTGTTGTTTCTGAAAGGATTGGATTTCCTGTTTTTCAGAAAGATGAAGAAAGAAGCTATTACAGAAGAAGAAAATGAAGAAGAAATTAAAGAATAA
- the tpiA gene encoding triose-phosphate isomerase, with translation MRKNIVAGNWKMNKNLQEGVAFAKELEAALAGKTLKCEVIVGTPFIHLASVASSTKLGVAAQNCADKVSGAYTGEVSAAMVASTGAKYVILGHSERRTYYGETDAILKEKVLLALANGLSPIFCIGETKEERETNVHFDVVKRQTVDALFNLSAEDFSKIVIAYEPVWAIGTGLTATSAQAQEMHAFIRQIIADKYGKEVADNTSILYGGSANGGNAKELFSCPDIDGGLIGGASLDVEKFIPVIEGF, from the coding sequence ATGAGAAAGAATATTGTTGCAGGAAACTGGAAAATGAACAAGAATCTACAAGAAGGTGTTGCGTTTGCTAAAGAATTAGAAGCTGCATTAGCCGGGAAAACATTAAAATGTGAAGTAATTGTAGGTACTCCATTCATTCATTTGGCAAGCGTAGCTTCATCTACTAAATTGGGTGTTGCTGCTCAAAACTGTGCTGATAAAGTTTCAGGCGCATATACAGGCGAAGTATCAGCTGCAATGGTAGCTTCTACAGGCGCAAAATATGTAATCCTCGGCCACTCTGAGCGTCGTACATACTACGGAGAAACAGATGCTATCTTGAAAGAAAAAGTGCTATTAGCTTTAGCTAACGGATTAAGCCCAATTTTCTGCATCGGTGAAACAAAAGAAGAAAGAGAAACAAATGTACATTTCGATGTTGTAAAAAGACAAACAGTAGATGCATTGTTTAATCTTTCTGCCGAAGACTTTTCTAAAATAGTTATTGCCTACGAACCGGTTTGGGCTATTGGTACAGGTCTTACTGCTACATCTGCTCAGGCTCAGGAAATGCACGCTTTCATCCGTCAGATAATCGCTGACAAATATGGTAAAGAAGTTGCAGATAACACTTCAATCCTATATGGTGGTAGCGCGAACGGAGGAAATGCAAAAGAACTTTTCTCATGTC